One genomic region from Actinomycetota bacterium encodes:
- the gatA gene encoding Asp-tRNA(Asn)/Glu-tRNA(Gln) amidotransferase subunit GatA: MLRAGETSCVEITASCFERTEAVEDRVRAFLARRRDAAQEQAAAADSRIASGGAPAVAGIPLALKDVLSTRGVETTCGSKILDGYVPPYDCTPWKRLKEDGSVLLGKTNCDEFAMGSSNENSAFGPVHNPWDLAMVPGGSSGGSAAAVAAGEAIWALGTDTGGSVRQPASLCGVVGLKPTYGLISRYGLIAFASSLDTIGTFTRGVRDAATLLSCIAGKDDLDATSLDTPRRDYTEGIDGGIDGLRVGVVREAFGEGVEAGVESSVRDAIDRLAGLGATVGETSLPHTDYALSAYYLIAPSEASSNLARYDGVRYGLRVDGADSVEMMTRTRGAGFGAEVKRRIMLGTYALSAGYYEAYYGQAQKVRTLIIRDYEAAFSDFDVLVSPTSPTTAFPIGAKVDDPLAMYLNDVFTIPANLSGMPAISIPSGLDEKGLPVGLQITAPVLREDVVLRTAFALEESIAFDGRPRLVTDLAA; the protein is encoded by the coding sequence ATGCTTCGCGCCGGCGAGACGTCGTGCGTCGAGATCACCGCGTCGTGCTTCGAACGGACCGAGGCGGTCGAGGACCGTGTCCGCGCGTTCCTGGCCCGTCGCCGGGACGCTGCGCAGGAGCAAGCAGCAGCGGCGGACTCTCGCATCGCGTCGGGCGGCGCGCCGGCAGTGGCCGGCATCCCGTTGGCCCTGAAGGACGTGCTCTCCACGCGCGGCGTCGAGACGACGTGCGGCTCGAAGATCCTCGACGGCTACGTGCCGCCGTACGACTGCACGCCGTGGAAGCGACTGAAAGAGGACGGCTCGGTCCTTCTCGGTAAGACGAACTGCGACGAGTTCGCCATGGGCTCGTCGAACGAGAACTCCGCGTTCGGGCCGGTGCACAACCCGTGGGACCTGGCGATGGTGCCGGGCGGCTCGAGCGGCGGGAGCGCGGCGGCGGTCGCGGCGGGCGAGGCGATCTGGGCCCTCGGGACGGACACGGGCGGCTCGGTCCGTCAGCCCGCGTCGCTCTGCGGCGTCGTCGGGTTGAAGCCGACGTACGGGCTGATCAGCCGGTACGGCTTGATCGCGTTCGCGTCGTCGCTCGACACGATCGGGACGTTCACGAGAGGCGTTCGCGACGCCGCCACGCTGCTCTCGTGCATCGCCGGGAAAGACGACCTTGACGCCACGAGCCTCGATACGCCGCGACGCGACTACACGGAGGGGATCGACGGCGGGATCGACGGCCTCCGCGTCGGCGTCGTGCGCGAGGCGTTCGGCGAGGGCGTCGAGGCCGGCGTCGAGTCGAGCGTCCGCGACGCGATCGACCGGCTCGCCGGGCTCGGCGCCACCGTCGGCGAGACGTCGCTGCCACACACCGACTACGCCCTGTCGGCGTACTACCTGATCGCGCCGTCGGAGGCGTCGTCGAACCTGGCGCGGTACGACGGCGTTCGGTACGGGCTGCGCGTCGACGGCGCCGATTCCGTCGAGATGATGACCCGGACGCGGGGCGCGGGGTTCGGAGCCGAGGTGAAGCGCCGGATCATGCTCGGGACGTACGCGCTCTCGGCCGGCTACTACGAGGCCTACTACGGGCAGGCCCAGAAGGTGCGGACGCTGATCATCCGCGACTACGAGGCCGCGTTCAGCGACTTCGACGTGCTGGTGTCGCCGACGTCTCCGACGACGGCGTTCCCGATCGGCGCGAAGGTCGACGACCCGCTCGCCATGTACCTGAACGACGTGTTCACGATCCCGGCGAACTTGTCCGGCATGCCGGCGATCTCGATCCCCAGCGGCCTCGACGAGAAGGGCCTGCCGGTCGGCTTGCAGATCACCGCGCCGGTGCTGCGCGAGGACGTGGTGCTCCGGACGGCGTTCGCGCTCGAGGAATCGATCGCCTTCGACGGACGTCCTCGACTGGTCACGGACCTCGCCGCGTAG
- a CDS encoding non-heme iron oxygenase ferredoxin subunit, giving the protein MAGEWVKVGPEGEVAEGEMSSFGAGDRMVAIANVEGDLHAFDDVCTHQGCSLAEGELDGTTVECPCHGSQFDVTTGEVIGGPATESVDSFQLRVEGGEVQVFINEQ; this is encoded by the coding sequence ATGGCTGGTGAGTGGGTCAAGGTCGGGCCGGAGGGTGAGGTCGCCGAGGGCGAGATGAGCTCGTTCGGCGCGGGCGACCGGATGGTGGCCATCGCGAACGTCGAAGGCGACCTGCACGCGTTCGACGACGTCTGTACGCACCAGGGATGCTCGCTTGCCGAAGGAGAGCTCGACGGCACGACCGTCGAGTGCCCGTGTCACGGCAGTCAGTTCGACGTCACGACGGGCGAGGTGATCGGCGGACCGGCGACCGAGTCCGTGGACTCGTTCCAGCTACGCGTCGAAGGCGGCGAGGTCCAGGTGTTCATCAACGAGCAGTGA
- the gatB gene encoding Asp-tRNA(Asn)/Glu-tRNA(Gln) amidotransferase subunit GatB, which produces MAEYESVIGLECHVELSTETKMFCGCRNEFGAPPNTNVCPVCLGLPGSLPVPNAKAIEYIVRIGLALNCRIADESLFHRKNYFYPDMPKNFQISQYDLPICIDGHMEIQVGAETRRIGITRVHMEEDTGKTTHVGRSGRIDQADYALIDYNRAGVPLVEVVSEPHMRSPDEARAYFAELRATLEAVGVSDVRMEEGSLRCDANISTRRVGVAELGTKVEIKNLNSIRSLDRALRYEEQRQRAALDAGETLVQETRHFDEERGSTHTLRSKEEAFDYRYFPEPDLPPLAPQPSWVDRVGASLPELPAATRARYVAGHALKPEQARLLVASTSTARFFEDVVALGADPRAAANWVTQDLAGLLNKARVELDETKVTPQHVADLVRLIEDGTLSQTAAKQVLEDVVETGDEVDDIVDRRALRRVTDTSALETWVTEAITENPGPVEQYRRGKEGALNAVLGAVMKKSRGSADAKAVRELLLRRLSES; this is translated from the coding sequence ATGGCGGAGTACGAGAGCGTCATCGGCCTCGAGTGCCACGTCGAGCTCTCGACCGAGACGAAGATGTTCTGCGGGTGCAGGAACGAGTTCGGCGCGCCGCCGAACACCAACGTGTGCCCGGTCTGCTTGGGTCTCCCCGGGTCGCTCCCCGTCCCGAACGCGAAGGCGATCGAGTACATCGTTCGGATCGGGCTCGCGCTCAACTGCCGAATCGCCGATGAGAGCTTGTTCCACAGGAAGAACTACTTCTATCCCGACATGCCGAAGAACTTCCAGATCAGCCAGTACGACCTCCCGATCTGCATCGATGGGCACATGGAGATCCAGGTCGGCGCCGAGACCCGTCGGATCGGGATCACTCGCGTGCACATGGAGGAGGACACCGGAAAGACGACGCACGTCGGTCGGTCCGGGCGCATCGATCAGGCCGACTACGCGCTGATCGATTACAACCGAGCCGGCGTCCCGCTCGTCGAGGTGGTGAGCGAGCCCCACATGCGCTCACCCGACGAGGCGCGCGCGTACTTCGCCGAGCTCCGCGCGACCCTCGAGGCGGTCGGCGTGTCCGATGTTCGGATGGAGGAAGGTTCGCTCAGGTGTGACGCGAACATCTCGACGCGGCGAGTCGGGGTTGCGGAACTGGGGACGAAGGTCGAGATCAAGAACCTCAACTCGATCCGGTCGCTCGACCGCGCTCTCAGGTACGAGGAACAGCGGCAGCGCGCGGCGCTCGATGCCGGCGAGACGCTCGTCCAGGAGACCAGGCATTTCGACGAGGAAAGGGGGAGCACGCACACGCTCCGCTCGAAGGAGGAGGCGTTCGACTACCGCTACTTCCCCGAGCCGGATCTTCCGCCGCTCGCTCCGCAGCCGTCGTGGGTCGATCGGGTCGGCGCATCGCTGCCGGAGCTTCCCGCTGCAACGCGCGCCCGCTACGTGGCCGGCCACGCGCTGAAACCGGAACAGGCACGGCTCCTCGTCGCTTCAACGTCGACCGCTCGGTTCTTCGAGGACGTCGTCGCGCTCGGTGCCGATCCGCGCGCCGCTGCGAACTGGGTGACGCAGGACCTCGCCGGGCTGCTGAACAAGGCGCGCGTGGAGCTCGACGAGACGAAGGTGACGCCGCAGCACGTCGCCGACCTCGTGCGGCTGATCGAGGACGGAACGTTGTCGCAGACCGCGGCGAAACAGGTGCTCGAGGATGTCGTGGAGACGGGCGACGAGGTGGACGACATCGTCGATCGCCGGGCGCTGCGCCGGGTGACCGACACGTCTGCGCTCGAGACGTGGGTAACGGAAGCGATCACCGAGAACCCAGGGCCGGTCGAGCAGTACCGCCGCGGCAAGGAGGGCGCCCTGAACGCCGTCCTGGGTGCCGTGATGAAGAAGTCGCGCGGCTCGGCGGACGCCAAAGCCGTCCGCGAGCTGTTGCTCCGGCGGCTGTCGGAGAGCTGA
- a CDS encoding EamA family transporter gives MIWTALTAVYIIWGTTYLAIRVSNETLPPLIAAGFRFFVAGLVLYAVTVRRGDVEGDRPTRQNWIAAGLVGAGLVAGGNGLVVLAERTVPSGTISLIIALVPLWMALVDRVLLRHEVGWLTTIGLVMGFGGAALLIGGTAFDGYAPLSGLLVGVVASMSWTAASLYSRNAPLPKRPLVGAGMEMLIGGLILVLAGVARGEIALIRYEDFSVESLLALGYLITIGSWVGYTSYVWLLRNARTSLVSTYAYVNPVVAVFLGWLILDETITLRTFIAGAIVVIGVAIIISTGRPERGEESGDDLPEREEAVA, from the coding sequence ATGATCTGGACCGCCCTCACGGCCGTCTACATCATCTGGGGCACCACCTATCTGGCGATCCGCGTTTCGAACGAGACGCTCCCACCGCTGATCGCCGCGGGGTTCCGGTTCTTCGTCGCCGGGCTCGTGCTCTACGCCGTGACGGTGCGGCGCGGCGACGTCGAGGGCGACCGTCCGACGCGCCAGAACTGGATCGCAGCGGGCCTCGTCGGTGCGGGTCTCGTCGCGGGGGGGAACGGGCTCGTCGTGCTCGCGGAGCGAACGGTTCCATCGGGCACAATCTCGCTGATCATCGCGCTCGTTCCGTTGTGGATGGCGCTGGTCGATCGGGTGCTCCTGCGACACGAGGTCGGGTGGCTGACCACGATCGGCCTGGTCATGGGGTTCGGCGGCGCCGCGCTGCTGATCGGCGGGACGGCGTTCGACGGGTACGCGCCGCTGTCGGGTCTCCTCGTCGGCGTCGTCGCCTCGATGAGCTGGACGGCGGCGTCGCTCTATTCGCGCAACGCGCCGCTCCCGAAGCGTCCGCTGGTCGGAGCGGGCATGGAGATGTTGATCGGTGGGCTGATCCTCGTCCTCGCCGGCGTCGCGCGCGGCGAGATCGCGTTGATCCGGTACGAGGACTTCTCGGTGGAGTCACTGCTCGCGCTGGGCTACCTCATCACGATCGGGTCATGGGTGGGCTACACCTCGTACGTGTGGTTGCTCCGGAACGCGCGCACATCGCTGGTGTCGACGTACGCGTACGTGAACCCCGTCGTCGCCGTGTTCCTCGGATGGCTCATCCTGGACGAGACGATCACGCTCCGAACGTTCATCGCCGGCGCGATCGTCGTGATCGGCGTCGCCATCATTATCTCGACGGGCCGACCCGAGCGCGGTGAGGAATCCGGCGACGATTTGCCTGAACGCGAAGAAGCCGTCGCCTAG